Genomic window (Mya arenaria isolate MELC-2E11 chromosome 16, ASM2691426v1):
CCCTGGTGAAGGGTTAAACATGTGGCTCTTATTGCAGGTGGATTGCAGCTCCTAGTGGCGTTTCCTGTTGAGTACGGATTACCAACACTTTCTGCcgaatagaaaataaaatgttcccGCCTTATAAACAGAACATGCCGAACACTCAAATGTCCTATCATTGAAAGGTTAGATTCAACAATGTCATCTTTGTTTCAGAACAggtaatttatatcataaatatgagtTTTTCCTTGCACTGGATTATTTTAATGCAGGATTGTAGGCATGCAACATCATGAATAGGTTACAACTCGTATAAATGTTACCAGAAAACGCAAATTAAGCAATATTAGGacgttttatttcatattcatatgaaatgaaatataggATTTATGTTCAAACATCAGCAGATTTCCGGATTACTGTTAAAAGGTAGTATTGTTCAAGGATATGAGAGAGAACTATTTCCTTTCTGCATTATTTATGTATCTAAACAAAGTTCATTATGACAAAAGCAAGGTTACATAGTTAGTCAATATGTATAAGTTGCGTGctcttgaatataaaaacaacttttcaCGCTTATATCATTTGTTGTGAATTGATGTCTACCAATACGactgtttttgttatgttttgatgttattctttattatgcatataaatactcgtgaagaaaatatacagctttggaaaaaaaatgtttccgttGCATTTCGTGCACACATGAAtgggtttatatattttgtttatactttgttTAACTTTATTCTTTATCGTCCTAAAATTGCTGGCTCTGTTAGGGCCTATATCTTTAATTTAGCGCTTATTGATAAATATGGGCATTTTTTGCTGTCGCGTATGAATGAGCTAATTTGAAATGACAGTGATTTTCCTATTTGATGAAAAgcatatgtatttgtatttcagcTTATAATTGATTTGTTATGATGTCATTCattgcttaaattaaaaaaaaactgaatagtaaataaatatatttcacttttgaAGTGAGTGATAATGGATGAGCTTCTAGCATTCAACGGAAAAGCTGGGAAGCTCAATGAaggtttatttaaaaagttgaaattaCTCTGCCAGCCTGAGAAAGCAAAACAAGGAAATGCACAACAAGGCAATGAAACAACGCTTGTGTGTAAGTAGACACAGTAGAGTTAAgtaaacaaattattgtttgtattagtAAAGCATCAGGGAGATGTACATGTTAACTGTTGTGCATGTGATTAACAAGATGCAATATTTCTTTACCAAAAAGGTGTTCCGTGTTAAACGCACGAATATACCCACGCATTAAATAAACATAGTTACCCGCGCGTAAAATAGACAATGTTACCAACGCATATTGCCATATTTTTACGTGCAGCAAAAGGTGATGTCCCTTTGTACAACACACGTCTTGTTATACGCACGGTGGACAAACCTTGGGCGGGTGATCTCTCTGAGAAAGATATAGAGGTATCAGCTATTTATCCTTAATCAAACATGGCGTaatgcaaacaatattttaatttcaaggGTTTTGTACAATGCAGTGATATAGTCTGCCATTTGTCCGTTTGTCCGATTTAAGCAAGCCGCTGATCGAGCTTGAAGGAGATTCCCTGTTTGGTATACGTCAATCATTGTATACCGCACAGTATTTAGGAGATTCACCATTTGATTTCACTATTGGATGTCGAAATATTTACAAAAGGGTACAACACATGATATATTTGGAATGAACTAATTAAAACTCATTGGAGATGGCAATTAATTGTGTTCTGCATTGTTCACACTCCTTGGTCTAgtgatacaaatgtttatatatttatattcaagatAAATCTGAACTAGAATTTGATAAATCTTACATTAACCAACACTAGCAATGTATTTTGGAATTACCACAACTGGAATGATCTAAATGTTTCATCACTAAACATTTGTTATGTACATAAATACTAACATGTGTTTCAGAATAACCTGGAGCAGACAATTCTACATTATGCAATCGTTCCCCAAGTGGCCTACTACAGAAATGCACAGTAATATTTGCTTTACTTTATCTTGTAAATCGTTCCCCAAGATACGTATTATAGAATGAAACAGTAATGCTTGCAATACTTTATCTTGTTTATCGTTACCAAAGTTGCTTACTTCAAAAATGAGCATAATAGTTTTTaatagttccccaagtggcctactacagaaatgattaatattatatgcTATCTTGAAAATCCTTCGATGAAAACTGTCTAAAAACAGTCAAACCCGAAGTCGTTAGAGgaacattgaaaaacatacacaaCTTATTTATAAGTTGATAAAACcctatattttagttttattccaAACTTTGTGTATGTATAGCAATGCGGAGCACACAAGCGTTGTCAAATTACGATTGGTAGACCCTGACACTTAAAcctacacatatatatatttgttattgttaggACTGTTAACTTCGTCGCACCATTTTTTGGAGGGGGGACCTTAGATGAAGTAATACAGAGAGAAAGAGAAAAAACAGCAGAGATCGAAACGGAAAGACCATCTGAGAGAAAACCGGAAATAGAAGCGGAAATACCATCTGAGAGAAAACAGGAAATAACAGCGGAAAGTTCGCAAACGTTAGAATGGAAGGATAAGTTGCGAATACTTTACCAAATATGCCGGGCCATTGAATATCTTCATCAGCCACCAAAATGCGAAAGGTAAGTGACACATGCTTGCATTTAACACTATTTAAAACGTTAATAGCGTGTTTAAACTTTACAAAAGTAGAACTaacaaactgaaataaattacattgatatatgttggcttaatgtttttttatcatacatGCAATAGTACGTCTCATTCACATTGTTTATCTTACAGGTGTATTTATATAAAGAGGGCAAATTGCAAGCTCTATGGTTATTCAAcaatgccattttttttaaaattatatgtgaCATATAGTTGTTTAGAAGTAGACAATCATCATACCAGATTGTGACACTTATTTACGGACATACGAATATAAGCGCACTAAAATGACTAGCCGTGGTCACAATGTAATTTAGAATCGAGTGAATATCTCATAAATACATCTATAAAGATATTAATTTATTCAGAAAACCTGTATCCCATGGCAACATTTGCATGCAAAACGTTTTATTGGATGAGCAGAAGAACGCCCGATTGTTATTTCTTGCACCACAATCGGATGAAGTAGAAGTTGGGACGGAACAGTTTCAAGAGGACAAAAACAAAGATGTGCAAGCCTTCAAAAAAAGTATGGTCCGcttatttatattaatcatgtctttcgatgaaatatagagttttatcagtgaaataacaaaagtgaactactactactactaccaccactactactactactactgctactgctactgctactgctactgctactgctgctgctgctgctgctgctgctgctgctgctgcttctactactactactactactactactactactactactactactactactactactactactactactactactactactactactactactactactactactactactactactactactactattactactactactactactactactactacttctactactactactactactactacttacttCTACTACGTATATTTATACTAATACTAATATTATCAATACctctactacttctacaactgCTACTGATACTTAtaccactaccactgccaccacctctaccactaccactacaattactactacttctactgcttctgctactgctactactacttctactactccctactgctacttctactactactgctattgctactgctactgctactgctgctactactacttctacttttACTACTCCTGCTAGTGCTGCCattgctactactactactactactactactactactactactactactactactactactactactactactactactactactactactactactactactactactactactactactactactactactactactactactactactactactactactactactactactactactactactactactactactactactactactactactactactactactactactactactactactactactgctactattactactactactactactactactactactaaaacaacttctactacttctactactactactactactactactactactactactactactactactactactactactactactactactactactactactactactactactactactactgctactattactactactactactactactactactactactactaaaacaatttttactaccactactgctagtgctatttctactactactgctagtGCTTCTTCTACAACGTTTCTCCTAAAGCTAAGACAACTacttcaaaaacaacatcaacattaCTACAGCAGCTATACTGCAACCGCGACTATTACTACGACATCGCATGTAAATGATTTATTCGTCTTTCttgaatatgttttgctttatgTGTAGTGGCACACGACGTCCTTGAACAAAGTGGGAAAAAAGCAACATCAGATGTTCTTGCACGTATACAAAAGGTAAATATAAACTCCTTTCACTCATCCctattttctttgaataattgATGATACAAATATAGCTCTCTACCCGTTAGCATTTTTGAATTCAATTCAATCAACGGACATGAAACGAGAAATTCAAGAGCAAATGCTGAAAAAGTAGGGTGGTTTTACATACGGCTTATATTTCATGTTGTTGCTGATAAGGGTTCGGACATGTGTCAGCTTTAGTATTCGGAATATAgttcaaaaaaagtttaaactacCTAACTGATCATCCCTGGGCGGTAAATGGACtttacaccagattggcaccaaaaaaaatgttgttttcctTAATGAATCTCTGGAcgattattaattaaaatgttttacactttgatatcataattgtaaacaaataccaaaatgtaaaagaatagagatcgggttcgaaccggtgtcgccaaaattgcagtccagtgttgtaccCACTGTGCTACAACGCTTACCCTAAACacttggaatatttaagctatacctaacttggtaatatcacttGATatcatcgactagccaatcacgcaaaagggatgaattctactaggtatacatacctagtaaacTTTTCTTTAATGGAAAAATGCGAAAATAAAACAGCCGAAAGaatttaattgtaaactatgtggcaCTGCAGTAAGTAAGCGTCAATGCATCGTATACATTGATACCAAATTAGGTCAGTTTGCGCCAATTTCCTTTTTTCATCATAAGGAGTGCAGCTCCTTTAATATAAGCATATGTTGATAAATATGGTCTTTTTTGGTAATTGTTTTCTAGTTTGTCTCTcgtaaaagtatttataaaattaatccTTGTGAATCTTCACAGagtttttgtttattcttatCCCGTAGGATTATGTGCATTATTAACAACGTTCCACACATTTTGAAAGgttttattttgactttttacAGGCTGTTACGATGAcagatataacaaaaaaaatggaGGTAAGAATAGTGTTCTTTAATCATGTACACATTTGATTGATGCTTCGATCTCCAtcttattcatatttattcGAACCATGGGCTTGGTTATATAGAAAGTTGGATCCAGTAGCTAATCAACACGCAAATTATGTTTAACACATACATGCTACATGTGCATAGCCCAACTCTGTAATAGGTagtaatgattaaaaaaaactttttgataactacatgtaacaacaaaaacacattaagGTTTAGACATTTGATCGTTTAAAACACGCTTTGTCGTATCTGGTTTGCAAGAAAATAGTGAATTTCAAATAACCACGACTTTTCCATAATTTACATAGAATTAGTGTAAGTTCGTGATTGTAAAAAACTGACAGCATTCCTTTTCTGTAGCGATGTTATCACTCagcaaatattaaatgtcatttacaGATGAATCTTCGATACTTTTagataatagtaataataagaaaaaaaaaataataatgttttcatttccaGTCGGATCTCAGAAGAGAGGGTATCATCTGGTGGACTCCATCGAAAAACGACGATGGAAAAAAGAAAGACAAGTGTGAGATTTGCTGCGTAAATAAGCCCGGTATGGCATAGttaccttttcatttataataaagtgttatattttaaataagggCACATTTTCCATGCATTTGGGGTCTTGTGACCTACCTTAGAgggtttttaaaaacaattttaaatataaagtaaGATAGACCGCAAAActtcgataaaaaaaacattctttacaAACTTTGTTTAATGCATTAGCTCATACAAAACACCTtggaaaatagtttaaaattttaaatgataacttTGAATGGAACATAGAGAGTCTAGCCCAATTCCCAATGCGTCTCAATTacacttttttgcatttttcaagatacttcGTGTCGAGTTATACAAATTGTATTGAAAGTCTGCGCATCAAAAATGCCACTTTGTGAGGTTCTGCGTACTGCATACAATCTATTTCAATCTGGAGTACTACATTAACCGCGTACCTAAAAGGCATAGTTCTtctaatgtattttacatggatTGTAATTACTAGCAAACCAAGAAAGAATAGTAACGCATTTGATATGGATGATTAATAAttactaaacattaaaaagcGTTTATTGCGCGGATTGTCGAAAACTTATAAGCCAATCAAAATAAAGTTACGTATTTTACATGTCTCGTTGATATtaagaaagaaagaaatgtgTTTAGCATGGTCGGTAAGTAACAAGCAAGCAAAAAGAAAGAaacgtttatatttttacaatgctGGTAAGTAACACCCAAACCAAAAAGTAACATATTGTACATGCTATTTTAATAtcatacaaacaaaaagaaagtaCCATTGAATCGTTTTAACTATGGTAGCTTATGACAAACAAACAGATAGAAAGTAACGTTTTATACATCGTCGGTTGATACCAAACAAacgaaaacattttgatattttacattgCTTAATTATAACTAGCaaacaaatgatgttttaaagtaTTGTACGTGGATTGCTATGGTACTGTTATACAAAGGAAAAATAGTTACgtacacattttatgaaaacatattttattcattaaatgctGCAATCGTATCACATGTAAGCggaaaaaatgaaactttaaaatgtagtacatttataatgaatatttatttcagaaaagaCTTTCGTCAAACTTCAACATGAAATAAGTTGTCCTTCAAAAATAAAGATGTGCGTTGGCTGTCTGTGGAACTGGCAATACAATCCCGTCAAGTGCCACTCGTGCGATCAAGAGAAAATACGGTCCCCAGTCGGTGAGCAATATACAGAAagcataaacatgtatttcatacCTCTTTAACTGTAAAGCCTGAAAATCACTTTGAAAATTAGACCAATTGCTGACTATCGATTCgatgatattattatattaagcGTCAAGGCTGAACTCAACCAAAAGTACATTCCGCATTTCGTTAAAACTGGTTAAGCATGTATTTTGTAAAAGCTTTACCTGGTTCTTAAGATCAGATTGAATTTTGActataatgtatgttttaatgatatacAATCGTATGCTATTTAACCgtatatatcattttgaacGTATACTTTTTATAGATGCGAACTGAATAAGTATCCTGATAAAATTTGCTTTGCAACGATCACCCTTAAGTAGACTCAACTGACATGTTGATAACATTGATATTGGCTTGATTAATGTAAAGTAGCTACCACTTACATCTTGGTAACATTTGATGTGAAATGATCACTCTATAGTAACAATACCTTACGTGCGTATAACATACACTTTGTCATAATACTGTAGAGAAATTTCCGCTGACGTGTTTGTTACATTGGCATTAccttgatcactgtattgtagcctCCCTTTACGTCCTGGTTACCTTGATCACTGTATAAACAACCCTATTGCGTGTGAGGTACATAAACATTGCCATGATAACTGTATAGCAGAGTTTGTGTCGTTGGCATTGTCGTAATCAATGTACAGTAGCCTCCCCTTACAAGTAGATGCTATTGACTATTGCTTGACCACGGTTTAGTGGCCTTCCCTAACGTGTTTATTGGCTTTGGCTCGATCACTTTAAAGATAACTTCCcgtgcgttttttttttattcaatatttacaaatattatacaacacagcacattgcaaatatataaatacatatcattGAGACATTTATATAGTGTACTTAATATTTGTATtgcataatatatgttttttaagtattgagtattaagtatttttatgtatgaGTGGTATCACATGCAAGaacatattgtacaaaattGTCTATAAAGCTGATTGCCGGAACAGGTAGCAGTTATTTAATCGTTAAATACTtaagtgtttgaagaaaagATAGAATATAATTAGGGAGAAGGGAAGAACCGATAGAGAGGATAGAAAGGATAGAAAGGAGGTATTTATGCATTTAAGTAGTTACTTAGCAGATGCCATTTGTTTTCATAgaagtttattttgttgtttaatagaGCTGTTTCGCGCTCTATTTTTTCTCTAAGTCTTACATAGTTCAAAAAGGATGTAAAGGTTGGTAtagtgtttctgtttttcatgcaaatatgaaaaacttcaTTAGCAGTAtcaaaaagtttattattgttttatgttgtaattGTTCAAAGATGCCAAAGCTTatggtttttaaatttaaattgatcaaGTTTGGATTATGatcaaatattcttttaaattgGGACcacatattttgtgttattcTACATTTCCAGAATATATGTTCCTGTGTTTCGATATATTCCCCGCAAAAATCACATAAACTTGAATTTGAGATTCCACACTTGTATAAGACTTTGTTAGTAGGTATAATTctgtttataaatttgtattgaaaacttCTAAGGGTAACATCATTGGTGCATCTGTAGTAAGATGTGAAGATTAATTTCCATAAAGTGTTTTCTATATGTTCATCTGGTATGACCCGTTTCCATTTTTCATCTAATTAATTGTATGTTTCTTTATAAAGTTAGATTGAGTATAGCAATCTGTTAGGTTTTACTTTGCTTGTTTCGAGTTTGTGTTTTAGCGTGTCTTGAGAGACATTTATTGGCATTGCAGATCTCATTTGATCTTTCATTGATTGTGGTAAACATGCTATAagttgataatattttaggtaatcgttatttttcatattgtttaaatatttaatatctcCGAATTTGAAAAAGTCCGTCGAACGATAATCgaatatgttttgtataaattgtatgCCTTTATTATACCAATCTCCGTAATGAAAGGTGCTACCGTTgttattaatgtgtttgttgttccatataatgattttatttgtcGGCATATTTGGGTATAACTGGTTTATTTCTGTCCAGGAATGAATGATGTCAAATAAGGTATTGTTTCCAAACAAATTTTGTTAATCAGGATATCCTTTAAATTACACTCGAAAACAAGGTTTTCACCGTATTTGTCAATGagatatgaaaacaatgttttatattggcTTTTGTTAGAGCGATCTAATATTATCTTTACCCAAGAagctttaatttaatttataagtatatatatgtcAGAGACTTTCAGACCTCCATGTTCGtaatttcgttttattttatcaggtttgttatcccaaataaagttaaatatatctttgtttatatCGACAAGAATATGTTTTTGCGGGTTTGGTAGAACAGTTAATGGATATATAATTTTTGGCAGT
Coding sequences:
- the LOC128222399 gene encoding uncharacterized protein LOC128222399, with protein sequence MDELLAFNGKAGKLNEGLFKKLKLLCQPEKAKQGNAQQGNETTLVSKGDVPLYNTRLVIRTVDKPWAGDLSEKDIENNLEQTILHYAIVPQVAYYRNAQTVNFVAPFFGGGTLDEVIQREREKTAEIETERPSERKPEIEAEIPSERKQEITAESSQTLEWKDKLRILYQICRAIEYLHQPPKCERKPVSHGNICMQNVLLDEQKNARLLFLAPQSDEVEVGTEQFQEDKNKDVQAFKKMAHDVLEQSGKKATSDVLARIQKAVTMTDITKKMESDLRREGIIWWTPSKNDDGKKKDKCEICCVNKPEKTFVKLQHEISCPSKIKMCVGCLWNWQYNPVKCHSCDQEKIRSPVGDGWGAILIAGIDDKDKNTKLFEKDIDEIERRLITEATMMGVWDDYVIKVKKSATTYREQLKKAFKYITTLKIDTLVLVYSGHHGDEGFISNSDPLKDDDLENEINDLEHVSKVIVFLDGCQLNKLNLSKRAVLQFNAVTSKQKASCGPEGSNYINGIVDILSKPWKCGCCQNTPVIKHYDIQRYLNKHPISQRTEPTHHTSTDGEIYDIVTFRPIDPGWLKALDESLESSPFQSKLNFELHTELICDMTRK